CCAAGGGTCCCGGACTATTCCTTTGCGAACAGGATTCAGCAATACGTACAAAATCGCCATTTCCATATATCTATCGTCTTGTATCAATGTTGACTCGAACCTGCCCTGGAACACATATCCCTTTCCTCCCATTCTCTTTCTGTAGTAGATTCCGTATTGACCGTTCAATTGTTTCATAAACTCCGACAACTTACCCGATGAGTTCTGCAAAACGATATGATAATGGTTCCGCATGATGCAGTAGCCAAAAATCCTGATCCGCTGTTTCTCTGATTTCTCATCGAGGATGCTCAAGAAGTAGGCCTTGGCTCTTTTGTCGCCGAATATGTTCTCTCCTTTTATCCCTCTGTTCATGACATGATGATACGCGCCTTTGTAGGTGAGTCTTGCTCTTCGCATAGCCCGATTATACATCCATTTTGTCAAATGTCAAGCACCGTCCCTAAGCCCATTGCATAAGTCTATGCACTACAGGGAGAACCGGGCACAGGGAAACAACGAAAGAATGCAAAATGTCAAATGTCAAGCACCGTCCCTAACTGCCAGGGTTCTACTCTTCGCAGGTATTCTCGGAGATCTCTGATTATCTAATAACCACCATCTTTCTTGTTGATGTGAAGTGGCCGGCCCGCAGTCGGTAGAAGTAGATTCCGCCGGCTACCGTTTTGCCAGACCCGTCTCTCCCATCCCACACAACTGACCTGTAACCTGGACATTCTGTTTTGTCAACCAGAGTCCTCACCAGCTTTCCCGATACGTCATAGACCCTGAGGCTCACATTCACGTCTTCTCCAGCCGGTATCTGATACAGGATGGTGGTTGCTGGGGCGAATGGATTCGGTCTCGACTGCAAAAGTGCGAAGACTTTCGGCATAGGAGTTCTGGACGACTCTTCCACACCGACCATCTCATAGATCATCACACACAGACTGTCGTTTACAACATTGCGGTCAAACGGGAGCAGAACATACACACACATTGTCCACGGACCAAGCGAGATGGGTGTCCACAAGGCGAAATCGAGGGTATCCGAAGTGCCAGCATCCAGCCCAAAAACCTCAAGTGAGTCGATATAGCCGTCGTCGACGATGCATTTGACCCAGAAGGAGTCCTCGGTCACCTCCCCAAAGTTTGTAGCCAAGACCGTTACAGAGTAAGCAGAGTCTGGATCTATTGAGTCGGGAGGACTGAGGATGGAGTCCACACCGACGTCATGCGGATTGTAGGCGAATATGACCTTGGAAAGGGTGTCATTTGCAGCGTTAGAGTCACCGATGACCACGCTGGCGACCGTCATTTGATAGAGAGTACTGTCAGCAATAGGAACCTGCCAGACACCAAAGGTACAGGGAAGCGAAGCAGCAGGTGCCAGTCCTGTCACGTGAAAGGTGTCTTCATATGAGTCAATGGCACAGATCACCTCGAGTGACTCGGGCACATTCCCATAGTTGTGCACAGTCGCCACTGGATAGTAGCCCAGGTCGATGAAGACTGTGTCAGGGGGTTGAAGAATTGCATCGACGCCACCATCGTGAAGGATGGTGCGAAATGACCTTCCAAGACAATCGTTTTGAGGAAGTTCATCTCCAGTGAGGTCCGTGCAAATAGAGACCTCGTACAGATTTCCAGGGCCACCGGGGGTCCAGGTCGGGAATATCACCGTAGTAGTTTCGCCAGAGGCCAGGGCGAAGACGCTTTCAATGTCGGCGTAGATATTTATCGCAGCGGAGTCGATCGTGCATAAGTCGGGGAATGAATCCTGGTCAAGCACACCGTGGTTTTGCACTATTGCTTTTGGATCGAGAGGTTCGTGTGGATTTATCAGGGTGTCTGGAACGACTATCTCCACTACGCCAACATCGTTCTGGAGCGGAGTAGGCTCGATGATCGCTCTAATCAGAAAGTCACCGTATGGACCCGTCCACCATATGGGTTCCCAGCCAAGCCCGTAGTCCCAGTATGCCTGGTTGCTGTCGGGGTCAGTTTCATCAAATCCGATTCCCACAGCGGTCAGACATCCAATGTAGATAAAACCATCGGCAATGGTTACCGGAGGACTGATGGTTATTTCAAACCAACCGGAAGAGGGTGGGTTGACGACCTGGGAGAAGAGGCTAGTCCCGGGCAACCCGCCTGCTCCGTCGTCGCCCCAGATGTGGAAGGTGAAAGAGCTTGTGTCAAATGCGTTCCATCGAACAGCGATGATGTCAAACGGATAAGGTGTGGAAGAAGGGGCAGGCATACGCTCGCACATGGCATCCCATGTACCCTCGTAGCTTTCGGGAGTTCCATCATCATGGTAGAGAGTCTCAGCCGGAGACAAAAGAAAATCGATCGAGAGATCGCGCTCTACTTCAGCTCCCACCCGGGTTCCTAACACCACCATCCCCAACAACCCAAGAAACAAGCCTCTCAACATGCTTCCCTCCTTGTTGCAGGGTTCAGTGATTCTTCTCGGACGGGCGAATGTAGACGGCCCTTTCTGTGCTGCCTAAAACACAGAGACTACCCTAATCCTTTAGTCCTCAATCTGTAGTTTGTCAAGTGAAAACAGAGCAGGCTCAAGGGACATGATCTCTCAGCCAGTCATCCGTTGGAGCTGTGGGGTGGTGGGTGTTCTTTTGCGTAGATTTGATAGTACTTTCCAGTGTGGAGTTCAAAGCCTTGCTTTGCCTTTTCTGCCTGCTGCCTCACCCATTCATCCTTACCAAGCTCCCTGTATTTTTCCCCTCTCTTGACCATTTTCTTGTCACGTTCAACCTTGTCGCATGGGAATTCTTCACAGTCGAAGCACAGATTGAGCCCACGCTTCTCGCAACACTTCCGGATCTCACACTCAGGATTTCCATCGCCACCTTTGCAACAATTATGACACACGAGCCAGGTGTCGTTCCTGCTGAAGAAGTCCAAGCCTTTTCTAAACTCAGTGTAATCAAAGTCTTTTGCGTATGTAGGCATCCAGAACTGATAGCCCTGGGCATCTACCCACTCGGCAAGAACCGCTGCAAGCGTCCTGAATTCTGAATAGTCGCACCACCTTGCGCAAGTCCCGCAAGAAACCCCGCAGTAAGCTATCAGGTCTTCTGACTTCATGATTGACCCCTTTGTTTTTCAGTTGATGTCACCCAGGTAGACCGGTTGTTCTTCTTTCTCGAGGTTCATTATCCTTTCTCTGATTGCCATTGGATAAAGGCGATACTTCATCAATTTCTCTATTTCTAACCACTCAACACCAATCTGATCTGCATCTGGAATTCTGCCCACGCCTACGTTCTCGTCACCGGCAAGTTCACACACAAACACGAATTCGACCTGGTGAACCTCATTTTCGAAGAATGCAAATTCGTGATGCGCGGCAATATAGTCGCGCACAAATTTCAATTCCCCTACCTTCACATCCGCGTTGACTTCTTCTTTGCACTCCCTGATCAACGCTTGTTGAAGCGTTTCACCAAACCCCTGTCCACCTCCTGGCAACAGGTAGTAATCCCCCTTATTATCGACTCCCTTCATCGTCAACAGTTTGCCGTTTCTGACAATAATGGCCTTTGCCGAATTTCTTATCTGACTCATCTAACCTCCCAGATTCGATGAATAATTGCTCATTGCAACTGACAGACATATCTAGAGCCAGCTTTGACAAAGGTATGCGACCGGTTCTCATCTGGTGCGTTTCCAGCTGAGATGTCATTCATCTCCGTAGATTTTCTTTACTCGACCCTCCAGCTCCAACGCCTCTTCATATGCCGGGTCTAGTCTGATAGCGCGTCTCAGCAATCCCTCAGCATCACCGAGACGAAGCCCAGAGCCAAGGGGATCTTTGTCCTTATCCAGCATCCCCATCAACATATCTGCCAGGCAGTAGGCATATTCTGGGTTTTCCGGAGCAACATACATCGCATTCACGAGATCGATTGCAGCATAGCCAAGCTCGCCCTTTGCTTGCGCCGTCTTCGCGCGGAGGAAATGCTCTTCAGCGCTGATATGACTGACATCAAATCTGACTGATGATAATATGTGCGCGGCTAGAGTTGTTGTTGCGGATTCGTCTTCGAAAACGATTGTGACCTCCGCGGAGGATTCATTTCCGAAGTCATAGAGCGAAGACTTCACTCTAGAGCCTATCCACGATCTCCGGGGATATGTCCTCAAGAAACCCCGCCACTCGGGGGACCTCGCATCTTCTATGCGGTCGAATCCCCAATCAATCTCATCCGACAGGCTGGTCTTCAACCATAAGTGTAACGGCCTCCAACTCGGGTAGCTCAGCGCTTTCTCGCACGCGTACGAATTGCTGCTGAAGAGATAGTAATAACTCGCCCAACGGAACACGCTCTCCCACCGTGTCTGACTGGTCAGCCAGTAGCCGATTTCTCTACCCTCACTATCCGTACCCCGTAGCCTAACGATCAGTGCCGTGGAACGATGAGCCAGGCCTGCTGAGAGTAGAGTGAGATTCTCTGGTAAGCAAATACTGTAGCCGAATACTTCTTTCCTTTTGTAACCAGCATCTATGTGCTCGTAGTCCTTACTCTCATATACCGTTTTTTGGGGTCTGCGATTAACCCATGATAGGGTATCTTGATTTTCGGTCTTCATAATCCACATGAACAAAGGCGCAGGCAGGAGCTTAAGGACAACAAGGAGTATCGATAGACCAACCAGAAGTCTCGGCGCCAATCCCACCCTCTTCGGTGCAGACCCAGGTTCTGCCCTGGTTCTCGTCTTGATAAGAAAGAAAAGGGCCGCAGCGATAAGTGGCAATGATGCCGCAGTGTAGGACAGGTACGGCATGGTGACACATAAGACCCAGTGGTTCCACAGCACACTTGCCAGGACGTCTATCAACAATATCAGGGCCAAATAGCGCGTCCAGTGTCTACGTCTTAGTATTCCTATGCCCATGATCAAATAGACGCACGCTCCCCACAGGACCACCAGGACCGTGAGCATCGGTAGCTCCCGCAGTAGTGCACGAAAGAACAAATTCGTACACCTTGCACCCACCCAGAGCATGGGCAGACCATCTTTGTCGTAGTATGTTAAGGCCTTGCGTAAAAAGGCCAATGGGTACATAGAAAAAATAATGAAAAGAACACCAAGTACCCTTCTGCTGAAGTGTCTCGTTTCACTCACGGTCATCTCCTCCTGGCAACTACGATGAGACCAGTCGGCATGCGGACCCCGCGAAGCGGGGGACCGTGGAACGCCCCGGGCAGGCCCCGTGTGTCTCGCTGCGCGAGAAACGGGGCAGGCACGTGTAAACTTTTGAACTTTTGCCCAGAATGCGGCTGTCGGTTTCTTGCCTTTTCACTTATTACCTTGGAGCTCAGTCTCAGGCTGCTTTTTTCTTTGCCTTGCTGTAACTCCAGAGGGCCAGAGCACCGAAAATGACCACCAGAGCTCCAAAAACCAAGTTGCTCGACGCCGCTGGGCAAATCCACCCTATGGCCGTCAGCACGCCGACGACAATAACCAGAATATGCCAGACCATCTT
This genomic interval from candidate division TA06 bacterium contains the following:
- a CDS encoding T9SS type A sorting domain-containing protein encodes the protein MLRGLFLGLLGMVVLGTRVGAEVERDLSIDFLLSPAETLYHDDGTPESYEGTWDAMCERMPAPSSTPYPFDIIAVRWNAFDTSSFTFHIWGDDGAGGLPGTSLFSQVVNPPSSGWFEITISPPVTIADGFIYIGCLTAVGIGFDETDPDSNQAYWDYGLGWEPIWWTGPYGDFLIRAIIEPTPLQNDVGVVEIVVPDTLINPHEPLDPKAIVQNHGVLDQDSFPDLCTIDSAAINIYADIESVFALASGETTTVIFPTWTPGGPGNLYEVSICTDLTGDELPQNDCLGRSFRTILHDGGVDAILQPPDTVFIDLGYYPVATVHNYGNVPESLEVICAIDSYEDTFHVTGLAPAASLPCTFGVWQVPIADSTLYQMTVASVVIGDSNAANDTLSKVIFAYNPHDVGVDSILSPPDSIDPDSAYSVTVLATNFGEVTEDSFWVKCIVDDGYIDSLEVFGLDAGTSDTLDFALWTPISLGPWTMCVYVLLPFDRNVVNDSLCVMIYEMVGVEESSRTPMPKVFALLQSRPNPFAPATTILYQIPAGEDVNVSLRVYDVSGKLVRTLVDKTECPGYRSVVWDGRDGSGKTVAGGIYFYRLRAGHFTSTRKMVVIR
- a CDS encoding DUF3795 domain-containing protein, whose protein sequence is MKSEDLIAYCGVSCGTCARWCDYSEFRTLAAVLAEWVDAQGYQFWMPTYAKDFDYTEFRKGLDFFSRNDTWLVCHNCCKGGDGNPECEIRKCCEKRGLNLCFDCEEFPCDKVERDKKMVKRGEKYRELGKDEWVRQQAEKAKQGFELHTGKYYQIYAKEHPPPHSSNG
- a CDS encoding NUDIX domain-containing protein, yielding MSQIRNSAKAIIVRNGKLLTMKGVDNKGDYYLLPGGGQGFGETLQQALIRECKEEVNADVKVGELKFVRDYIAAHHEFAFFENEVHQVEFVFVCELAGDENVGVGRIPDADQIGVEWLEIEKLMKYRLYPMAIRERIMNLEKEEQPVYLGDIN